A genomic window from Streptococcus sanguinis includes:
- a CDS encoding HXXEE domain-containing protein, which yields MSLAFLSFVTLSLFMLHEFDEIILIRPWITQNQDHQDYQKEMFIARRGSYLSAESIALMIAEEFLLAFILLLLAILFRIPELVLAIGFCHTLHLLGHIMQVFRFRRWVPGGFTALTTFPMLILVLVFYLSQQSVSWLLLLISSAFIMVFLLANLAFLHSRAQKIEAWIYRISKAN from the coding sequence ATGTCTCTTGCATTTTTATCTTTTGTAACCTTATCACTGTTTATGCTGCACGAGTTTGATGAGATTATCCTGATTCGACCTTGGATTACTCAGAATCAAGATCATCAAGACTATCAAAAGGAGATGTTCATTGCTAGGAGAGGAAGTTATCTTTCTGCTGAAAGTATTGCTCTGATGATTGCAGAGGAATTTCTGCTGGCTTTTATCCTTTTGCTGCTTGCGATTCTATTTCGTATTCCCGAGCTAGTTTTGGCTATTGGCTTCTGTCATACCCTCCATCTGTTGGGGCATATTATGCAAGTGTTTCGCTTTCGTCGCTGGGTACCAGGCGGCTTCACAGCTTTGACGACGTTTCCTATGCTCATCTTAGTCTTGGTCTTTTATCTGAGTCAGCAGTCGGTTTCTTGGCTGCTGCTTCTGATTTCAAGTGCGTTTATAATGGTTTTCCTTTTGGCAAACTTGGCTTTTTTACATAGCAGAGCTCAAAAGATAGAAGCTTGGATATACAGGATAAGCAAAGCAAATTGA
- a CDS encoding 1-acyl-sn-glycerol-3-phosphate acyltransferase, whose amino-acid sequence MFYTYLRGLVIFILWTLNGNAHYHNKEKIPSKDENYILVAPHRTWWDPVYMAFATKPKQFIFMAKKQLFENRVFGWWIRMCGAFPIDRENPGPSAIKYPVNMLKKSNRSLIMFPSGSRHSTDVKGGVAVIAKMAKVRIMPVVYAGPMSLKGLAAGERVDMNFGNPIDISDIKKMNDEGVEEVARRVHAEFDRLDAEVAPYQTQKKGNIFLRILRAFVFIPAILIGILTIIFSFFASFVWDPDKHRK is encoded by the coding sequence ATGTTTTATACTTATTTGCGAGGTTTAGTGATTTTTATCCTGTGGACCTTGAACGGCAATGCGCATTACCACAATAAAGAAAAGATTCCTTCAAAAGATGAAAATTATATCTTGGTTGCCCCTCACCGGACATGGTGGGATCCAGTTTACATGGCTTTTGCGACCAAACCCAAGCAGTTCATTTTCATGGCCAAGAAACAGCTCTTTGAAAATCGGGTGTTCGGCTGGTGGATTCGCATGTGTGGTGCCTTTCCCATTGACCGGGAAAATCCTGGTCCGTCAGCTATCAAGTACCCTGTCAATATGCTGAAAAAGAGTAATCGTTCCCTGATTATGTTCCCAAGCGGCAGCCGCCATTCTACGGATGTCAAGGGAGGAGTGGCAGTGATTGCTAAGATGGCTAAGGTCCGTATCATGCCAGTAGTCTACGCTGGTCCCATGAGTCTCAAAGGCTTGGCAGCTGGAGAGCGCGTGGACATGAATTTTGGTAATCCAATTGATATTTCAGACATTAAGAAGATGAATGATGAGGGAGTTGAGGAAGTGGCTCGCCGTGTTCATGCTGAGTTTGACCGTCTGGATGCTGAAGTAGCCCCTTACCAAACACAAAAGAAAGGCAATATTTTCTTGCGGATTTTACGTGCCTTTGTCTTTATTCCTGCTATTTTGATTGGAATTTTGACCATCATTTTTAGCTTCTTTGCTAGCTTTGTCTGGGATCCAGATAAGCATAGAAAATAA
- a CDS encoding HAD family hydrolase gives MNKKELIGLNQTQVDEKISQGLTNDFTSDTSTSNWQIVKRNVFTLFNVLNFVIALALVSVQAWSNLVFFAVISFNAVTGIITELRAKHMIDKLNLVSRELVTVIRDGQEVKIQPEEIVLGDLIKLSAGEQIPSDARVVEGVAEANEAMLTGESDLVLKEEGAELLSGSFLASGQIYAEVHHVGADNYANKLMTEAKTLKPINSRILYNLAKISRFTGKIIIPFGLALFFEALMIKGLPVKNSVITSSTALLGMLPKGIALLTVTSLLTAVIKLGMRKVLVQEMYSVETLARVDTLCLDKTGTITQGKMTVEALHSLSDKFSDETVGQILAAYIQTSEDNNPTAQAIRKGYGHLEHTYISDNVIPFSSDRKWGSMHLSSVGTIFLGAPEMLLDSNPAAVGEAQKRGSRVLVLAHSDQVLDKHSIQLPEDMTALAVLEITDPIREGAAETLDYLRSQDIDLKIISGDNPVTVSHIASQAGFTNYDSYIDCSKISDQELVEQAEETAIFGRVSPHQKKLLIQTLKAAGRTTAMTGDGVNDILALREADCSIVMAEGDPATRQIANLVLLNSDFNDVPEILFEGRRVVNNISRIAPIFFIKTIYSFILAIICIASILLGKSEYLLIFPFIPIQITLIDQFVEGFPPFVLTFERNIKPVEKHFLKRSLQLALPNSLMIIFSVLFVRIWGSSHGWSDIEMTTLTYYLLGSISFLLVIRACLPLNLWRSLLIIFSVFGFYLSAFVLQHLLEIATLTAATLPVYLILMVIFGIIFVVCTIKQKYRFD, from the coding sequence ATGAACAAGAAAGAATTAATCGGTTTAAACCAAACCCAAGTAGATGAAAAGATTTCGCAGGGCTTGACCAACGATTTTACAAGTGACACCAGCACCAGTAACTGGCAAATCGTTAAGCGGAATGTTTTCACCCTTTTTAATGTCCTTAACTTTGTTATTGCTCTAGCCTTGGTCTCTGTCCAAGCCTGGAGCAATCTGGTCTTCTTCGCAGTCATCAGCTTTAATGCCGTCACTGGTATTATTACAGAGCTGCGAGCCAAGCACATGATTGACAAGCTCAATCTGGTCAGCCGAGAGCTGGTCACAGTCATCCGCGATGGCCAGGAAGTCAAGATTCAGCCAGAAGAAATTGTTCTGGGTGACCTAATCAAGCTGTCAGCCGGCGAGCAAATTCCCAGTGATGCCCGTGTGGTAGAGGGTGTTGCCGAGGCCAATGAAGCCATGCTGACAGGGGAGAGTGACTTGGTGCTCAAGGAAGAAGGCGCCGAGCTACTGTCTGGTAGCTTTCTGGCCAGTGGGCAGATCTATGCTGAGGTGCATCATGTCGGCGCAGACAACTATGCCAACAAGCTCATGACTGAGGCTAAAACTCTCAAACCTATTAACTCGCGCATTCTATACAATCTTGCGAAAATTTCCCGCTTTACCGGAAAAATTATCATTCCTTTCGGACTGGCTCTCTTCTTTGAAGCCCTGATGATAAAGGGACTGCCTGTCAAAAACTCTGTCATTACCAGCTCGACAGCCCTCTTGGGCATGCTGCCAAAGGGAATCGCCCTCCTGACAGTCACGTCACTCCTGACAGCTGTCATTAAGCTAGGTATGCGTAAGGTTCTTGTCCAGGAAATGTATTCTGTTGAGACCTTGGCTCGTGTGGATACTCTCTGTCTGGACAAGACCGGGACAATTACCCAAGGTAAGATGACTGTTGAAGCTTTGCATAGTCTGTCAGATAAGTTTTCTGATGAGACCGTCGGTCAAATCTTAGCAGCCTACATCCAAACCAGTGAGGATAATAACCCAACTGCCCAGGCTATCCGCAAGGGATACGGCCACCTGGAGCACACCTATATTAGCGACAATGTCATCCCATTTTCTAGTGACCGAAAATGGGGCTCTATGCATTTATCAAGTGTCGGAACCATCTTTCTGGGAGCGCCCGAAATGCTGCTGGACAGCAATCCTGCAGCGGTAGGAGAGGCTCAAAAACGCGGATCGCGGGTTTTGGTGCTGGCTCACAGCGACCAAGTGCTAGATAAACACAGTATCCAACTGCCTGAAGATATGACCGCTTTAGCTGTTCTGGAAATCACTGATCCTATTCGTGAGGGAGCGGCTGAGACGCTGGACTACCTGCGCTCTCAGGATATTGATCTGAAAATCATCTCTGGTGACAATCCTGTGACCGTTTCGCATATCGCGAGCCAGGCTGGATTTACCAACTACGACAGCTACATCGACTGCTCTAAAATCAGCGATCAAGAACTGGTTGAGCAAGCAGAAGAAACAGCCATCTTCGGCCGTGTTTCTCCTCATCAGAAGAAGCTGCTGATTCAGACTCTTAAGGCCGCCGGTCGGACAACAGCCATGACGGGAGATGGTGTTAATGATATTTTAGCCTTGCGCGAAGCAGACTGCTCCATCGTCATGGCGGAGGGCGACCCCGCAACTCGGCAAATTGCCAACTTGGTTCTTCTTAACTCCGACTTTAACGATGTCCCTGAGATTCTTTTTGAAGGCCGCCGGGTCGTTAACAATATCAGCCGGATTGCTCCGATTTTCTTCATCAAGACCATATACTCCTTTATCCTGGCTATCATCTGTATCGCCAGTATCCTGCTCGGAAAATCTGAATACCTCTTGATTTTCCCATTCATTCCGATTCAAATCACCTTGATTGACCAGTTTGTCGAAGGTTTCCCACCCTTTGTCCTCACGTTTGAGCGCAATATCAAGCCGGTTGAAAAGCATTTCCTCAAACGCTCCCTGCAGCTCGCCCTGCCAAACTCCCTCATGATTATCTTTAGCGTGCTATTTGTCCGTATCTGGGGCAGCAGCCATGGCTGGAGCGACATAGAAATGACCACCCTGACCTATTACTTGCTAGGCAGCATCAGCTTCCTGTTAGTCATTCGGGCCTGTCTGCCACTCAACCTTTGGCGCAGCCTGCTTATTATCTTCTCTGTCTTTGGCTTCTATCTATCAGCCTTTGTCCTGCAGCATCTTTTGGAAATTGCGACGCTAACAGCCGCAACTTTGCCTGTCTATCTGATTCTCATGGTCATTTTCGGAATTATCTTCGTTGTCTGCACCATCAAGCAGAAATACAGATTTGATTAA
- a CDS encoding tRNA1(Val) (adenine(37)-N6)-methyltransferase, translating to MNEAKLKDGERVNQLFSTDVKIIQNSEVFSYSVDSVLLSRFPKLPQRGLIVDLCAGNGAVGLFASTRTKAQILAVEIQERLADMAERSIELNDLTQQMQVIQDDLKNLGRYITGSKVDMILCNPPYFKVDKQSNLNESQHYLLARHEISTNLEEICKIAQRVLKSNGRLAMVHRPERFLDILDTMQAHNLAPKRIQFVYPKLGKDANMLLIEAIKDGSRDGLKILPPLFIHNQDGSYTPEIHEIYYGK from the coding sequence ATGAACGAAGCAAAACTAAAAGACGGAGAGCGCGTCAACCAGCTCTTTTCAACGGATGTCAAGATTATTCAAAATAGTGAGGTCTTCAGCTATTCGGTAGACAGCGTGCTGCTTTCCCGCTTTCCTAAGCTACCTCAGCGGGGATTGATTGTCGATCTCTGTGCTGGAAATGGCGCTGTCGGACTTTTTGCAAGCACTCGCACCAAGGCTCAGATTTTGGCAGTCGAGATTCAGGAACGTCTGGCAGACATGGCCGAGCGCTCCATTGAGCTCAATGATTTGACTCAGCAAATGCAGGTCATTCAGGACGATCTGAAAAACCTAGGACGCTATATCACCGGCAGCAAGGTTGACATGATTCTCTGCAATCCCCCATATTTCAAAGTGGATAAGCAATCCAATCTCAATGAAAGCCAGCACTACCTTTTAGCCCGCCATGAAATTTCAACCAATCTGGAAGAGATTTGCAAGATTGCCCAGCGAGTCCTCAAATCCAATGGTCGGTTGGCTATGGTTCATCGACCAGAACGCTTTTTAGATATTTTAGATACCATGCAAGCCCACAACCTGGCTCCCAAGCGCATCCAGTTTGTCTATCCAAAGTTGGGTAAAGACGCCAATATGCTTCTTATCGAAGCTATTAAAGATGGTTCCCGCGACGGTCTAAAAATCCTACCCCCTCTCTTTATTCACAATCAGGACGGCAGCTACACTCCAGAGATTCACGAGATTTACTATGGAAAATAA
- a CDS encoding GIY-YIG nuclease family protein, whose product MENKAYMYVLECGDGSLYTGYTTDVQARLKKHQAGKGAKYTRARLPVTLLYQEEHPSKPAAMSAEALFKKKTRQAKLAYIKERTQNA is encoded by the coding sequence ATGGAAAATAAAGCCTATATGTACGTGCTTGAATGCGGGGATGGCTCCCTCTACACGGGCTACACAACGGATGTCCAAGCCCGACTCAAAAAACATCAAGCTGGCAAAGGAGCCAAGTACACCCGCGCTCGGCTGCCAGTTACCTTACTTTACCAAGAAGAACACCCGAGCAAGCCGGCTGCCATGTCGGCTGAAGCCCTCTTTAAAAAGAAAACTAGACAAGCCAAACTGGCTTACATCAAAGAAAGGACTCAAAATGCCTGA
- a CDS encoding exopolysaccharide biosynthesis protein: MPEIQFKGDFHHIEISPDSQLDIGQDVVFQSFTSLSVASDAELKLGNRVFFNDHCTVRCQHSIEIGKDTMFGDGVRIFDHNHQYSNYHIEKIDFTIAPVKIGANCWIGANTVILKGVTIGDNVIIGANSLIFQDIPSNSIAMSKEELIIKERPQGNFHAFTLTASDTLEQLAYLAENLPDLEFHIAAKTNISPYLASFKDYPNINLYTNIHQDDFIEDLLNRADIYLDINHWGEVDQIVQRALSKGKPVLAFSQTAHQPEANSLLFEASQPQQMADEIRKLMKEKARI; encoded by the coding sequence ATGCCTGAAATTCAGTTCAAAGGCGACTTTCATCATATCGAAATTTCCCCAGACAGCCAGCTTGATATCGGTCAAGATGTCGTCTTCCAATCTTTTACCAGCCTCAGTGTAGCCAGTGACGCAGAACTCAAGCTAGGAAACCGGGTTTTCTTTAACGATCACTGCACTGTCCGCTGTCAGCACTCTATCGAAATCGGGAAAGACACTATGTTTGGCGATGGAGTCCGGATTTTTGACCATAACCATCAGTATTCTAATTATCACATTGAGAAGATTGATTTTACTATTGCGCCAGTCAAGATTGGAGCTAACTGCTGGATTGGGGCCAATACTGTGATTCTCAAAGGTGTGACCATTGGTGATAATGTCATCATTGGAGCCAACAGCTTGATTTTCCAGGATATTCCCAGCAACTCTATCGCTATGAGCAAGGAAGAGCTTATCATTAAGGAGCGTCCACAGGGCAATTTCCATGCCTTTACGCTCACAGCTTCTGATACCTTGGAACAATTGGCCTATTTAGCAGAAAATCTGCCAGACTTGGAATTTCACATTGCTGCTAAGACAAATATTTCTCCTTACTTAGCCAGCTTTAAAGACTATCCCAATATCAACCTCTACACCAATATCCACCAGGATGACTTTATTGAGGATTTGCTCAATAGGGCGGATATTTACTTGGATATCAATCACTGGGGAGAGGTCGACCAGATTGTCCAAAGAGCTCTCAGTAAGGGGAAGCCTGTTTTGGCTTTCAGCCAAACTGCCCACCAGCCTGAAGCAAATAGTTTACTTTTTGAAGCGAGCCAACCCCAGCAAATGGCTGATGAAATACGAAAATTAATGAAAGAAAAGGCTAGGATATAA
- a CDS encoding PTS galactitol transporter subunit IIC: MNAIIDIANKFFDPIIKMGGPIVMLIILTVLALLFGVKFSKALEGGIKLAIALTGIGAIIGMLNGAFSASLAKFVENTGIQLNITDVGWAPLATITWGSPWTLYFLLIMLIVNVVMLVMKKTDTLDVDIFDIWHLSITGLLIKWYADNNHVSPAVSLLIATAAVVLVGVLKIINSDLMKPTFDDLLNAPSSSPMTSTHMNYMMNPVIMVLDKIFDKFFPWLDKYDFDAAALNKKIGFWGSKFFIGFLLGVVIGIMGTPQPVAGAEDANTWQLVIKGWLTLGLTAGVCLELFSLIGSWFIAAVEPLSQGITNVATKRLQGRKFNIGLDWPFIAGRAEIWACANVLAPIMLIEAVLLSKVGNGILPLAGIIAMGVTPALLVVTRGKLLRMIVFGSLLLPLFLLSGTLIAPFATELAKGVGAFPEGVSQSQLITHSTLEGPIEKLLGWTIGNTTTGDIKAIIGAVIFLGAYVGIFAWYRKQMIKRNEAYAAKEK; the protein is encoded by the coding sequence ATGAATGCTATTATTGATATAGCGAATAAGTTCTTCGATCCCATTATCAAGATGGGCGGCCCGATAGTCATGCTGATTATCTTGACTGTTTTGGCTCTGTTATTTGGTGTAAAATTTTCCAAAGCTTTGGAGGGTGGTATTAAGCTAGCCATCGCTTTGACGGGTATCGGAGCCATCATCGGTATGCTGAATGGAGCTTTCTCAGCTTCACTAGCAAAATTCGTTGAGAACACTGGGATTCAGCTTAACATCACAGATGTGGGCTGGGCTCCTCTTGCGACCATTACTTGGGGTTCTCCATGGACATTGTATTTCTTGCTTATCATGCTGATTGTCAATGTCGTGATGCTGGTTATGAAGAAAACAGACACACTAGACGTTGATATCTTCGATATTTGGCACTTGTCCATCACTGGACTTTTGATTAAGTGGTATGCAGATAACAACCATGTCAGTCCAGCTGTGTCACTGCTGATTGCGACAGCAGCAGTTGTCTTGGTCGGTGTTTTGAAAATCATCAACTCAGACTTGATGAAGCCTACCTTTGATGATCTTTTGAATGCACCAAGTTCATCTCCGATGACATCTACTCACATGAACTATATGATGAATCCTGTCATTATGGTCTTGGATAAGATTTTTGATAAATTCTTCCCATGGCTAGACAAATATGACTTTGATGCCGCAGCTTTGAATAAGAAAATTGGTTTCTGGGGTTCTAAGTTCTTTATCGGTTTCCTTCTCGGTGTGGTCATTGGTATCATGGGAACACCTCAGCCAGTAGCCGGTGCAGAAGATGCGAATACCTGGCAATTAGTCATTAAAGGCTGGTTGACTCTCGGTTTAACCGCAGGTGTCTGCTTGGAACTCTTCTCATTGATTGGTTCATGGTTCATTGCAGCTGTAGAACCACTTTCACAAGGTATTACAAATGTAGCAACCAAACGTTTGCAAGGACGTAAATTCAATATCGGTTTGGACTGGCCGTTTATCGCTGGTCGTGCAGAAATCTGGGCCTGCGCTAACGTACTTGCCCCAATCATGTTGATTGAAGCAGTTCTTCTTTCCAAAGTCGGAAATGGTATCTTGCCACTAGCTGGTATCATTGCTATGGGTGTAACACCAGCCCTTCTGGTGGTTACTCGTGGTAAGCTCTTGCGTATGATTGTCTTTGGAAGTCTTTTGTTACCGCTCTTCTTGCTATCAGGAACTTTGATTGCTCCATTTGCAACAGAGCTTGCTAAAGGTGTTGGTGCCTTCCCAGAAGGAGTTAGCCAATCTCAATTGATTACCCACTCTACATTGGAAGGTCCAATTGAAAAACTACTTGGCTGGACTATTGGTAACACTACGACTGGTGATATCAAAGCAATCATCGGTGCAGTTATCTTCTTAGGTGCTTATGTAGGAATCTTTGCTTGGTACAGAAAACAAATGATCAAACGTAATGAAGCTTACGCTGCAAAGGAAAAATAA
- a CDS encoding PTS sugar transporter subunit IIB produces the protein MIKILAACGAGVNSSHQIKSALEEELSNRGYDVHCDAVMVKDVNEDLIQGYDIFTPIAATDLGFTPEIPVIEAGPILFRIPAMSAPVYDNIEAAIKEHGLS, from the coding sequence ATGATTAAAATTTTAGCTGCCTGTGGAGCTGGTGTAAATTCCAGCCATCAGATTAAAAGTGCCTTAGAGGAAGAGTTGTCAAACCGTGGTTACGATGTTCATTGTGATGCAGTTATGGTCAAGGATGTCAATGAAGATTTAATTCAAGGATACGACATCTTTACACCAATTGCAGCAACAGATCTAGGTTTTACGCCAGAGATTCCTGTCATTGAAGCAGGACCGATTCTCTTTCGTATTCCAGCTATGAGCGCTCCGGTGTATGACAATATTGAAGCAGCCATTAAAGAGCATGGTCTAAGTTAG
- a CDS encoding PTS sugar transporter subunit IIA — MALAQLFDEKLIFCLHADNQEDLFHQVADLLEEREVVTSSYRKALLEREKSFPTGLDMEFLGKDLPNVAIPHTDIAHNLTENVVVVKLDQPVTFHNMISPTQAVEVSLLFFIINHSSSSQTNILAQLMDFFTSEGNLAELAKCGTEEELFHYISTVIK; from the coding sequence ATGGCGCTTGCCCAATTATTTGATGAAAAATTGATATTTTGTTTACATGCTGATAATCAGGAAGATCTCTTTCATCAAGTAGCTGATTTATTAGAAGAAAGAGAAGTCGTAACTTCTTCTTATCGAAAGGCCTTACTTGAAAGAGAAAAGTCATTTCCGACCGGTTTGGATATGGAATTTTTAGGCAAAGATTTGCCGAATGTTGCCATACCTCACACGGACATCGCGCATAACTTGACTGAAAATGTGGTGGTTGTCAAGCTGGATCAGCCTGTAACCTTCCACAATATGATTTCTCCTACGCAAGCCGTTGAGGTTTCTCTCTTGTTCTTTATTATTAACCATTCTAGCTCGAGCCAAACAAACATTTTGGCACAGCTGATGGACTTTTTCACAAGTGAAGGCAATTTAGCTGAGCTAGCTAAATGCGGCACTGAAGAAGAGTTGTTTCACTATATTTCAACTGTCATCAAATAA
- a CDS encoding DeoR/GlpR transcriptional regulator yields the protein MKESRHKVILQELDQMGVVSVKNLKELLNVTDMTIRRDLIDLEKQGLLIRVHGGAHKKVKDSLNEASHSEKTMLNIEEKKLIAKKCADLIAEGDTVFIGSGTTTDFIGDYLEGKNISIVTNSLPIFEKMKDYPNFDLILIGGRYRVKTQTFVGQFANKLLQEIKVSKAFIGVNGIDGHNVTTANEEEGNGNAIILNNAIEKYIVADNSKFDSYSFYSFYRLDNIDAIVTDEHISPKVRAKYSSYTNVL from the coding sequence ATGAAGGAAAGTCGTCATAAGGTGATTTTGCAAGAGCTGGACCAGATGGGAGTTGTGTCCGTTAAAAATCTGAAAGAATTGCTGAATGTAACAGATATGACCATTCGGCGAGATTTGATTGATCTTGAGAAGCAAGGACTTTTGATTCGGGTGCATGGTGGAGCTCATAAAAAAGTGAAAGATAGCTTGAATGAAGCTTCGCATTCTGAAAAAACGATGTTAAATATCGAGGAAAAGAAGCTGATTGCTAAAAAATGTGCGGATCTGATTGCTGAAGGGGACACTGTTTTTATCGGATCAGGTACCACAACAGATTTTATAGGTGATTATTTAGAGGGGAAAAATATCAGTATTGTGACCAACTCTCTCCCTATTTTCGAAAAAATGAAGGACTATCCAAATTTTGATTTGATTTTGATTGGAGGGCGCTATCGGGTCAAGACCCAGACTTTTGTCGGGCAGTTTGCCAATAAACTTCTGCAAGAAATTAAGGTGTCCAAGGCCTTTATTGGAGTGAACGGAATTGACGGTCACAATGTGACGACTGCCAATGAAGAAGAAGGAAATGGGAATGCCATCATTCTTAACAATGCAATTGAAAAATATATCGTGGCGGATAACAGCAAATTTGATAGCTATTCTTTCTATAGTTTCTACCGTTTAGACAATATTGATGCAATTGTGACGGATGAGCATATTTCTCCGAAGGTGAGAGCTAAATATAGTTCTTACACCAATGTTCTTTGA
- a CDS encoding DEAD/DEAH box helicase, with product MKFNELHLSAELLAEIEKAGFVEASPIQEQTIPLAMAGKDVIGQAQTGTGKTAAFGFPTLEKIDTDNPAVQALIIAPTRELAVQSQEELFRFGRSKGVKVRSVYGGSSIEKQIKALKSGAHIVVGTPGRLLDLIKRKALKLNQIETLILDEADEMLNMGFLEDIESIISRVPEERQTLLFSATMPDAIKRIGVKFMKEPEHVKIAAKELTTELVDQYYIRVKENEKFDTMTRLMDVEQPELSIVFGRTKRRVDELTRGLKIRGFRAEGIHGDLDQGKRLRVLRDFKNGNLDVLVATDVAARGLDISGVTHVYNYDIPQDPESYVHRIGRTGRAGKSGQSITFVAPNEMGYLQIIENLTKKRMKGLKPATAEEAFQAKKKVALKKIERDFADESIRSNFEKFGKDARKLAAEFSPEELAMYILSLTVQDPDALPEVEIAREKPLPFKPSGGGFGGKGKGSRGGNNNRRSNDNRRDRGGRRDQFKKGRKDERFDKENRYRKDHKKPRNTSSEKKTGFVIRNKGDK from the coding sequence TTGAAATTTAATGAATTACATTTATCTGCTGAATTACTAGCAGAGATTGAAAAAGCTGGCTTTGTAGAAGCAAGTCCTATTCAAGAGCAGACAATTCCACTTGCTATGGCAGGTAAGGATGTCATTGGTCAGGCCCAGACAGGGACAGGAAAGACAGCAGCCTTTGGCTTTCCAACTCTGGAGAAGATTGATACAGATAATCCTGCTGTGCAGGCTTTGATTATCGCTCCGACCCGTGAATTGGCTGTGCAGAGTCAGGAAGAGCTTTTCCGTTTTGGCCGCAGTAAGGGTGTCAAAGTGCGTTCTGTCTACGGTGGCTCTAGCATCGAAAAGCAAATCAAGGCCCTCAAATCAGGTGCTCATATCGTCGTAGGAACACCTGGACGTCTTTTGGATTTGATTAAACGCAAGGCGCTTAAGCTGAATCAGATTGAAACCTTAATCTTGGACGAAGCGGATGAAATGCTTAACATGGGCTTTTTGGAAGATATTGAGTCTATCATTTCCCGTGTGCCAGAAGAACGTCAGACCTTGCTCTTTTCAGCGACCATGCCGGATGCTATCAAGCGTATCGGTGTCAAGTTCATGAAGGAGCCTGAGCATGTCAAGATTGCTGCTAAAGAGTTGACGACGGAGCTGGTAGATCAGTATTATATCCGTGTCAAAGAAAATGAAAAATTTGATACCATGACCCGCCTGATGGACGTGGAGCAGCCTGAGCTGTCAATCGTCTTTGGTCGGACCAAGCGCCGGGTGGATGAGCTGACTCGTGGCCTGAAAATACGCGGTTTCCGAGCAGAGGGTATCCATGGTGATTTGGACCAAGGCAAGCGCCTCCGAGTCCTGCGCGACTTTAAAAACGGTAATCTGGATGTCTTGGTGGCGACAGATGTGGCCGCGCGTGGTTTGGACATTTCTGGTGTGACCCACGTCTACAACTATGATATTCCGCAAGATCCAGAAAGCTATGTTCACCGGATTGGTCGGACTGGTCGTGCTGGTAAGTCAGGTCAGTCTATCACTTTCGTAGCGCCAAATGAAATGGGCTATCTGCAGATTATCGAAAATCTGACCAAGAAGCGTATGAAAGGCCTTAAGCCAGCGACTGCAGAGGAAGCTTTCCAAGCTAAGAAAAAAGTTGCCCTTAAGAAGATTGAACGCGATTTTGCGGATGAAAGTATCCGTTCTAACTTTGAGAAATTTGGCAAGGATGCCCGCAAGCTGGCAGCAGAATTCAGCCCAGAAGAGCTGGCTATGTATATCCTCAGCTTGACGGTGCAGGATCCAGATGCCCTTCCTGAAGTAGAAATTGCCCGTGAAAAACCATTGCCATTTAAACCGTCTGGCGGAGGCTTTGGCGGAAAAGGCAAGGGCAGTCGTGGCGGAAATAATAACCGTCGCAGCAATGACAATCGCCGTGACCGAGGCGGCCGTCGCGATCAATTTAAGAAAGGTCGCAAAGACGAGCGTTTTGACAAAGAAAATCGCTACCGCAAGGACCACAAGAAGCCACGCAACACTTCTAGCGAAAAGAAAACCGGCTTTGTTATCCGCAATAAAGGCGATAAATAA